One stretch of Streptomyces peucetius DNA includes these proteins:
- a CDS encoding NADPH-dependent FMN reductase produces MLTDAHPGPLRVLVFGAALRAESTNARLASLVARMIADTGVTADLATMRDFDMPPYDGDLEASQGLPEGALALHDRLEQCDAFVISSPEYNASMPGVLKNTIDWVSRVQPQPFKTKHALLVSASPSMVGGNRGLWALRVPLEHLGTRVYPDMFSLAKAHQGFTEDGMLTDSGLQERLAATVAAFLRLVEADVRYVCLQRRWYEFPGDRTEAPVTQRAED; encoded by the coding sequence ATGCTCACGGACGCCCACCCCGGCCCCCTGCGCGTGCTCGTCTTCGGCGCCGCCCTGCGGGCTGAGTCCACCAACGCCCGCCTCGCCTCACTCGTGGCCCGCATGATCGCCGACACCGGCGTCACCGCTGACCTCGCCACCATGCGCGACTTCGACATGCCCCCGTACGACGGCGATCTAGAGGCTTCCCAGGGGCTGCCGGAGGGCGCTCTCGCGCTGCACGACCGGCTCGAGCAATGCGACGCTTTCGTGATCTCCTCGCCGGAGTACAACGCCTCCATGCCCGGGGTCCTGAAGAACACAATCGACTGGGTCTCCCGCGTCCAACCCCAGCCGTTCAAGACCAAGCACGCGCTGCTCGTCTCCGCATCCCCGTCCATGGTCGGCGGCAACCGCGGGCTATGGGCACTGAGGGTTCCCCTGGAACACCTCGGCACCCGCGTCTATCCGGACATGTTCAGCCTTGCCAAGGCTCACCAGGGCTTCACCGAGGACGGCATGCTCACCGACTCGGGCCTGCAGGAGCGCCTTGCCGCCACCGTCGCGGCCTTCCTCCGTCTGGTCGAAGCCGATGTTCGTTACGTCTGCCTGCAGCGCCGGTGGTACGAGTTCCCAGGAGACCGCACGGAGGCACCCGTCACCCAACGGGCGGAGGACTGA
- a CDS encoding alpha/beta hydrolase: MVDVPAVQPTAASPATALEAYDRRSSPGVRPVTVDAGGIVLSGLLSEPPQRPPRAVIIALHGGGMNAGYFDGQAHPDVSLLTLGARLGYTVLALDRPGYGASAARLPAGQRLTAQAATVRCAVEAFTARHAPGAGTFLLAHSFGAKVAFAVVADWDTPNLLGMDVSGCGRRLAVNTSFAGCDRGGSLRRLNWGPLNLYPPHTFWATQQVVAPMPAREVNTVASWTRLSAAILPRIRVPVRLTFAEHEAWWHHGDEDITDLTAQLSAAPRTVIDRLPQAGHNISLGWTARAYHLKALAFVEECLANARHAAPRDL, translated from the coding sequence ATGGTTGATGTCCCCGCCGTGCAGCCCACTGCCGCGAGCCCGGCGACTGCGCTGGAGGCCTATGACCGGCGGAGCTCACCCGGCGTCCGACCGGTCACCGTCGATGCGGGCGGCATCGTCTTGTCCGGCCTGCTGAGCGAGCCCCCACAGAGGCCTCCGCGCGCGGTCATCATTGCCCTGCACGGTGGCGGTATGAACGCGGGCTATTTCGACGGTCAAGCGCACCCGGACGTGTCGTTGCTGACTCTTGGTGCGCGCCTGGGGTACACGGTGCTGGCTCTGGACCGGCCCGGCTACGGGGCCTCGGCCGCCCGTCTGCCCGCAGGCCAACGCCTGACCGCCCAAGCGGCCACCGTGCGGTGCGCCGTCGAGGCGTTCACGGCACGCCACGCACCCGGTGCCGGCACGTTCCTCTTGGCGCATTCCTTCGGGGCCAAGGTGGCCTTCGCGGTCGTGGCCGACTGGGACACGCCGAACCTGCTGGGCATGGACGTCTCCGGATGCGGGCGCCGACTGGCCGTCAACACCAGTTTCGCCGGGTGTGACCGTGGCGGCAGCCTGCGGCGGCTGAACTGGGGACCACTGAACCTGTATCCGCCGCACACCTTCTGGGCGACCCAGCAGGTCGTCGCGCCTATGCCCGCACGCGAGGTGAACACCGTCGCCAGCTGGACACGCCTGTCGGCGGCCATCCTGCCGCGCATCCGCGTCCCCGTCCGGCTCACCTTCGCCGAACACGAGGCCTGGTGGCACCACGGCGATGAAGACATCACCGACCTGACCGCGCAGCTGTCCGCCGCACCACGGACCGTCATCGACCGTCTGCCGCAAGCCGGCCACAACATCAGCCTCGGCTGGACCGCCCGTGCCTACCACCTGAAAGCCCTGGCCTTCGTCGAAGAGTGCCTCGCCAACGCGCGGCACGCAGCACCCCGGGACCTGTGA
- a CDS encoding VOC family protein produces the protein MAAKIDLTLDCANAQLLAVFWKTALGYIDEPPPAPFTTREEWLAQFDLPEDDSEDDGAWLCDPDGVGPRLSILKVSEPKAAKNRLHIDVRVPGHGSPDERWARIKAESERLVRVGGVVLQEFDGHHVVMADPEGNEFCVAAASA, from the coding sequence ATGGCAGCCAAAATTGATCTGACCCTCGATTGCGCGAACGCACAGCTCCTTGCCGTTTTCTGGAAGACGGCGCTGGGCTATATCGACGAGCCGCCGCCTGCTCCCTTCACAACGCGCGAGGAGTGGCTCGCGCAGTTTGACCTGCCGGAGGACGACTCCGAGGACGACGGCGCGTGGCTCTGCGATCCCGACGGCGTCGGCCCCCGCCTCTCCATCCTCAAGGTCTCCGAACCGAAGGCGGCGAAGAACCGGCTTCATATTGACGTTCGGGTGCCGGGACACGGCAGTCCCGATGAGCGGTGGGCGCGGATCAAGGCGGAGTCTGAGCGGCTGGTGAGGGTGGGCGGGGTCGTCCTGCAGGAGTTCGACGGGCACCACGTTGTGATGGCCGACCCGGAGGGCAACGAGTTCTGCGTCGCCGCAGCCTCGGCCTGA
- the dgoD gene encoding galactonate dehydratase, with the protein MNRRAGTPRRTPMKITGFETFLVRPRWLFLRVDTDEGISGWGEPIVEGRAEAVQAAVTTLLEHLIAADPLRTEEHWQVLAKSGFYRGGPVLSSALAGIDQALWDIKGRYHGVPVHELLGGPVRDRVRVYTWIDGDTPQDLAEDALAKVEAGFTAVKCNASGALSPIPDAAEVHALVNRLSTLREAVGDGIDIALDFHGRLTTAATRRVLPLLEPLLPLFVEEPVLPEFSRDLRQVVESTSIPIAAGERLYSRWDFRDLLPTGIAVAQPDLSHAGGISEVRRIAALAETHDVTPAPHCPLGPIALAASVQIDFAVPNFLIQEQELGIDDNDGNELLDYLVDPSVFRFSDGYVPRPTGPGLGIEVDEEAVRYAAQTGHQWRSPTLRHTDGGRAEW; encoded by the coding sequence ATGAACCGACGGGCTGGAACTCCCAGGAGAACCCCTATGAAAATCACCGGCTTCGAGACGTTCCTCGTCCGACCCCGCTGGCTCTTCCTGCGCGTCGACACCGACGAAGGCATCAGCGGCTGGGGCGAACCGATCGTCGAAGGCCGTGCCGAGGCCGTCCAGGCAGCGGTCACCACGCTCCTCGAGCACCTGATCGCAGCCGACCCGCTGCGCACCGAGGAGCACTGGCAGGTGCTGGCCAAGAGCGGCTTCTACCGCGGGGGACCCGTACTCTCCAGCGCCCTCGCCGGCATCGACCAGGCGCTGTGGGACATCAAGGGCCGCTACCACGGCGTCCCCGTGCACGAGCTGCTCGGCGGGCCAGTCCGCGACCGCGTCCGCGTCTACACCTGGATCGACGGCGACACCCCGCAGGACCTCGCCGAAGACGCGCTGGCCAAGGTCGAGGCCGGCTTTACCGCCGTGAAATGCAACGCCTCCGGCGCTCTGTCGCCCATCCCCGACGCCGCCGAAGTACACGCCCTGGTGAACCGCCTCTCCACATTGCGCGAGGCAGTCGGCGACGGCATCGACATCGCACTGGACTTCCACGGCCGCCTCACCACCGCCGCGACCCGCAGAGTACTGCCGCTGCTGGAACCCCTGCTGCCCCTGTTCGTAGAAGAGCCGGTGCTGCCGGAATTCTCCCGCGACCTGCGCCAGGTCGTCGAGTCTACCTCGATCCCCATCGCGGCCGGCGAACGCCTCTACTCCCGCTGGGACTTCCGCGACCTGCTGCCCACCGGCATCGCCGTCGCCCAGCCCGACCTCTCCCACGCCGGAGGCATCTCCGAGGTACGCCGCATCGCCGCCCTCGCCGAAACCCACGACGTCACCCCGGCCCCGCACTGCCCGCTCGGACCCATCGCACTCGCCGCCAGCGTCCAGATCGACTTCGCAGTCCCCAACTTCCTCATCCAGGAACAGGAACTGGGCATCGACGACAACGACGGCAACGAACTGCTGGACTACCTCGTCGACCCATCCGTCTTCCGCTTCAGCGACGGCTACGTACCACGCCCCACCGGACCGGGCCTCGGCATCGAAGTAGACGAGGAGGCAGTACGCTACGCCGCTCAAACCGGTCACCAATGGCGCTCGCCCACGCTGCGCCACACCGACGGCGGACGCGCCGAATGGTAA
- a CDS encoding endonuclease VII domain-containing protein — translation MPDRVMPGRTDGLITLGAADALWVDLTAGSAVPTASGAFTRSPARARVGHVLLGGHVVATARASGGQWSVREGEVRRAAAELNAVGMDRQDLVRIGPFRGAPRRECNEGTLLRWRQRITGELQEPGGPERAARREAGRPYHLAGIDWRQILVEQTRDGTQRTWWLPRAVVRLLDAAEHAETQWVQAARTPQASAAVTEPSSHPRQIRDAGGRQTTSPEGPTASLCPYNKELEGQLYSVLSRKPGTARRVAGWACAVCRTAPATVLDHCHEHGYVRAPVCQSCNTLERPDHLYSNDIRVANRYTRLFHTDTDDWLRHWHRCPGCRARTTLPLPHLAAWTAHIACRSLRPTHRASRGRKPCGVLRVSWTGSQNAPRSCLLTVAVDFCPSGEHRVLARVAYREAAERFRVWLAETAPTVAAAAGPDRLDGLPAQPRPVVVDTSGGDLELF, via the coding sequence ATGCCAGACCGTGTCATGCCCGGCCGCACGGACGGCCTGATCACCCTGGGTGCCGCGGACGCTCTGTGGGTCGATCTGACGGCCGGCAGCGCTGTGCCGACGGCTTCCGGGGCATTCACCCGCTCTCCTGCCCGTGCCCGGGTGGGGCACGTCCTGCTCGGCGGCCATGTGGTGGCGACGGCGCGGGCGAGCGGCGGTCAGTGGAGCGTTCGGGAGGGTGAGGTGCGCCGGGCAGCGGCGGAACTGAACGCGGTTGGGATGGATCGGCAGGACCTGGTCCGCATCGGTCCGTTTCGTGGGGCACCGAGGCGGGAGTGCAACGAGGGAACGCTGCTGCGTTGGCGCCAGCGCATCACGGGGGAACTGCAGGAGCCGGGCGGCCCCGAGCGGGCAGCACGACGTGAAGCCGGCCGGCCGTACCATCTGGCGGGCATCGACTGGCGACAGATACTCGTGGAACAGACCCGCGACGGGACGCAGCGCACGTGGTGGCTGCCGCGCGCTGTGGTCAGGCTGCTGGACGCGGCCGAGCACGCCGAAACGCAGTGGGTGCAAGCCGCGCGGACCCCCCAGGCAAGCGCGGCCGTCACCGAGCCGTCCTCCCACCCCCGGCAGATCCGAGACGCCGGCGGTCGGCAGACGACGAGCCCCGAGGGCCCCACCGCCTCTCTGTGCCCGTACAACAAAGAGCTGGAAGGTCAGCTGTACTCGGTGCTCAGCAGGAAGCCCGGTACCGCTCGCAGGGTGGCTGGGTGGGCGTGCGCCGTCTGCCGCACCGCGCCCGCCACCGTGCTCGACCACTGCCACGAACACGGTTACGTCCGCGCCCCCGTCTGCCAGTCCTGCAACACACTGGAACGCCCCGACCACCTGTACAGCAACGACATCCGAGTGGCGAACCGCTACACACGCCTCTTCCACACCGACACCGACGACTGGCTCCGCCACTGGCACCGCTGCCCCGGCTGCCGCGCACGCACCACCCTGCCCCTGCCTCACCTCGCCGCATGGACCGCCCACATAGCCTGCCGATCACTGCGCCCGACCCACCGAGCCTCCCGCGGGCGCAAGCCCTGCGGTGTCCTGCGCGTGTCCTGGACGGGCAGTCAGAACGCGCCCCGTTCCTGCCTGCTCACTGTCGCCGTCGACTTCTGCCCCTCCGGCGAGCACCGCGTCCTGGCGCGAGTCGCCTACCGCGAAGCCGCCGAGCGGTTTCGTGTCTGGTTGGCCGAGACGGCCCCTACCGTGGCCGCCGCGGCCGGTCCTGACCGCCTGGACGGCCTCCCTGCCCAGCCCCGGCCAGTCGTCGTGGACACCAGCGGCGGGGACCTGGAACTGTTTTGA
- a CDS encoding aminotransferase class V-fold PLP-dependent enzyme produces the protein MDWDALRAQFRLEPGWVNLALFYLASHPKVVRDAVDHLRAQVDANPLSVPTGLTLPDGPTGWPRVRQALAAYIGGRAEDIAMTASTSIGLGVFYNGVVTRPGQEFLLTEHDHISQRTAARLAAEKHGNTLRLGSWFADPATATADGIAAAVGEAIRPNTRVVGITWVQSSTGLRMPVRAVAEVVRRANEGRSPADRCLLVVDGVHGLAAIDEDAASLGADVVIAGTHKWLFGPRGTGLVWVAPDVLDQLRPTFVSFIRGGGATPLSPGGFLAFEYAFALPAAVALHEQLGRARVAARITQLSTRVKQGLSRVPGVTVHTPADPELSAGITCFSVAGHTHQQVVDHAATHRVRLSTSTYTRIGTAVINTPAEIDTALNSLADLTR, from the coding sequence GTGGACTGGGACGCCTTGCGGGCGCAGTTTCGACTGGAGCCGGGATGGGTGAACCTCGCGTTGTTCTACCTGGCCTCGCATCCGAAGGTGGTGCGGGATGCGGTGGATCATCTGAGGGCACAGGTCGACGCCAATCCTCTCTCGGTGCCCACGGGGCTGACGCTGCCCGATGGTCCTACCGGATGGCCCCGGGTACGCCAGGCGCTCGCGGCCTATATAGGAGGCCGGGCCGAGGACATCGCGATGACGGCGAGCACGAGCATCGGGCTGGGCGTCTTCTACAACGGCGTCGTGACCCGTCCGGGACAGGAGTTCCTGTTGACCGAGCACGACCACATCTCCCAGCGCACCGCCGCCCGACTGGCCGCGGAAAAGCATGGCAACACGCTACGGCTGGGCTCCTGGTTCGCCGATCCCGCCACCGCGACGGCGGACGGCATCGCGGCGGCAGTCGGTGAGGCGATCCGCCCGAACACCAGAGTCGTCGGGATCACCTGGGTGCAGTCGAGCACGGGGCTTCGGATGCCGGTGCGTGCGGTGGCCGAGGTGGTGCGCCGAGCCAATGAAGGCCGCAGCCCTGCCGACCGGTGCCTGCTGGTCGTCGACGGCGTGCACGGGCTGGCGGCGATCGACGAGGATGCTGCCAGCCTGGGCGCGGACGTGGTGATCGCCGGAACGCACAAATGGTTGTTCGGTCCCAGGGGAACAGGGCTGGTCTGGGTGGCGCCGGACGTCCTCGACCAGCTGCGGCCCACGTTCGTGAGCTTCATCAGGGGCGGGGGAGCAACGCCCTTGTCGCCCGGCGGGTTTCTGGCGTTCGAGTATGCCTTCGCCCTGCCGGCGGCGGTAGCGCTGCATGAGCAGCTGGGCCGAGCACGCGTCGCCGCCCGCATCACACAGCTGTCGACGCGGGTGAAGCAAGGACTGAGCCGCGTCCCCGGGGTCACCGTGCACACCCCTGCCGACCCGGAACTGTCTGCGGGCATCACCTGTTTCAGCGTGGCCGGACACACCCATCAGCAGGTCGTCGACCACGCCGCCACCCACCGCGTGCGGCTGTCCACCTCGACCTACACCCGCATCGGCACCGCCGTCATCAACACTCCAGCAGAGATCGACACCGCACTCAACAGCCTGGCTGACCTCACCCGCTGA
- a CDS encoding transposase, which translates to MPGGWSTGPAENLHLTLEIVRRTDDTTGFVVLPRRWVVETTLSWLMRSRRLVRDYETLPAMHEAMVLWSMTMLMSGRLAGRRPSAFSRPAPRAR; encoded by the coding sequence ATGCCGGGCGGCTGGTCGACTGGGCCGGCCGAGAACCTCCACCTCACCCTGGAGATCGTCAGACGAACCGACGACACCACGGGCTTCGTGGTGCTGCCGCGCAGGTGGGTGGTGGAAACAACGCTCAGCTGGCTGATGCGCTCGCGCCGCCTGGTGCGCGACTACGAGACTCTGCCCGCCATGCACGAAGCCATGGTGCTGTGGTCCATGACCATGCTCATGAGCGGCCGCCTCGCTGGACGCCGCCCCAGTGCCTTCAGCCGGCCGGCACCACGAGCGCGGTGA
- a CDS encoding DUF2785 domain-containing protein produces MRETSARRARLAAFSRWFPAEQDLRGHDPVLGWLHAVAHGADLLGSFGTHAAVRPTDMISLATERLLTRNDYVFAQQEDDRLAQAMALVLTRPEVDEHQALAWLDTVENDFEGLPSGPLPAYAANCLRTLRTLYLVADLGVRRSRDAAPVVLPHRDALKRRLAEVMAPVFQHA; encoded by the coding sequence GTGCGTGAGACGTCCGCTCGGCGGGCGAGGCTGGCCGCCTTCTCCCGCTGGTTTCCGGCCGAGCAGGACCTGCGCGGTCACGATCCGGTGCTGGGCTGGCTGCACGCCGTCGCTCACGGCGCCGACCTGCTGGGCAGCTTCGGCACCCACGCGGCCGTTCGACCCACGGACATGATCTCCCTGGCAACGGAACGCCTTCTGACCCGGAACGACTACGTCTTCGCCCAACAGGAGGACGACCGCCTTGCGCAGGCGATGGCGCTCGTCCTGACCCGCCCCGAAGTCGACGAGCACCAGGCCCTCGCCTGGCTGGACACCGTCGAGAACGACTTCGAAGGCCTCCCCTCCGGCCCGCTGCCCGCGTACGCCGCCAACTGCCTGCGCACGTTGCGCACGCTGTATCTCGTGGCCGACCTCGGCGTACGGCGGTCACGCGACGCAGCACCGGTGGTGCTCCCGCACCGCGACGCTCTCAAGCGGCGTCTGGCCGAGGTGATGGCCCCAGTGTTCCAGCACGCCTGA
- a CDS encoding SpoIIE family protein phosphatase, which yields MVPADRPGRGQPSSSLRSEPGTLLEHVSVAVFGIDEGGRICYWGPGAQRLFGHDSAAVLSRPAALLFPRETGGGPGAAVRLAERGRTLGYWRVRMPAVHADGSVFDCGFRVFPLTGEDGRSVIMGLASSGNELDRVKTNLTFLDALFETCPIGLVMLDEDLRYVHLNQALADMDGLPIEDHIGRRMDELMVTSDGGAYGRMLRSVADEGRPVVGALVGLRTPDRPDQDQVRSVSLFPLSGAGDTRRGVGGLLVDVTEREQAIVEATAGRRRLALLDRAAASIGTTLDVKVTARELVEAAVPDFSDASVVEVVDWMDEPEVFDPRLPLVTRRIAAGTTLPPPAAELVGGLESVVYPPGSTIHGMMQTGRPVAVPVNDEFMSRTVIHPARAQLLIDSGLTCLLIAPLIARGTVQGLTMFGRSAARPAFDEQDISLAGELASRAALCLDNARLYSRVRRIALTLQSALLPTALGSSPHVDIAHRYLPASQVTEVGGDWYDVITLPGDRVALVVGDVMGHGVRAAAAMGRLRITAKAVARHTLEPGDVLTELDTCAQEAGIELATCLYLLYDPATGRARMASAGHPPLLVRNPDGTVVTFDDVLGIPLGVGGFPFRTAEIELAEGATLVLYTDGLVEARGHDIEERMEALRGHLRGATGSLEATTDRILASMLPDMPMDDAVIVLAQVHRAPRPSQGLIV from the coding sequence ATGGTGCCAGCGGACAGGCCAGGGCGAGGTCAGCCGTCCAGCTCGCTGCGCTCGGAGCCGGGAACCCTGCTGGAGCACGTCTCGGTGGCCGTGTTCGGCATCGACGAGGGCGGCCGGATCTGCTACTGGGGACCCGGTGCACAGCGCCTCTTCGGCCATGACTCCGCGGCGGTGCTGTCCCGGCCCGCCGCGCTGCTTTTCCCACGGGAGACGGGCGGCGGACCCGGCGCGGCCGTACGGCTGGCGGAACGCGGCCGCACCCTGGGCTACTGGCGGGTCCGGATGCCGGCGGTGCACGCGGACGGCTCGGTCTTCGACTGCGGATTCCGCGTCTTCCCCCTGACCGGGGAGGACGGCCGGTCCGTGATCATGGGGCTCGCGAGCAGCGGCAACGAACTGGACCGGGTGAAGACCAACCTGACGTTCCTCGACGCCCTCTTCGAGACCTGCCCCATCGGCCTGGTGATGCTCGACGAGGACCTGCGCTACGTCCACCTCAACCAGGCCCTCGCCGACATGGACGGACTGCCGATCGAGGATCACATCGGGCGGCGCATGGACGAGCTCATGGTCACCTCCGACGGAGGCGCGTACGGGCGCATGCTGCGCTCCGTCGCCGACGAAGGCCGTCCGGTCGTCGGCGCCCTCGTAGGGCTGCGCACGCCGGACCGCCCGGACCAGGACCAGGTCCGGTCGGTGAGCCTGTTCCCCCTCAGCGGGGCGGGCGACACACGCCGCGGAGTGGGCGGCCTGCTGGTCGACGTGACCGAACGCGAGCAGGCCATCGTCGAGGCGACCGCAGGGCGCCGGCGACTGGCCCTGCTCGACCGGGCCGCCGCCAGTATCGGCACCACCCTGGACGTGAAGGTCACCGCCCGTGAACTCGTCGAAGCCGCGGTCCCCGACTTCTCCGACGCGTCCGTCGTGGAGGTCGTGGACTGGATGGACGAGCCGGAGGTCTTCGACCCGCGGCTGCCGCTGGTCACCCGCCGGATCGCGGCCGGAACCACCCTGCCGCCGCCCGCGGCGGAGCTCGTGGGCGGACTCGAGAGCGTGGTCTACCCGCCCGGATCCACCATCCACGGCATGATGCAGACCGGCCGGCCCGTCGCCGTTCCCGTGAACGACGAGTTCATGTCGCGGACCGTCATTCACCCGGCCCGCGCACAGTTGCTGATCGACAGCGGACTGACCTGCCTGCTCATCGCCCCCCTCATCGCGCGGGGGACGGTGCAGGGGCTCACGATGTTCGGCCGGTCCGCCGCACGCCCGGCCTTCGACGAGCAGGACATCAGCCTCGCCGGAGAGCTGGCCTCGCGCGCCGCGCTGTGCCTGGACAACGCCCGCCTCTACAGCCGTGTCCGGCGCATCGCCCTCACCTTGCAAAGTGCGCTGCTCCCCACCGCCCTCGGGAGCAGCCCCCACGTCGACATCGCCCACCGGTATCTGCCCGCGAGCCAGGTCACGGAGGTCGGCGGCGACTGGTACGACGTGATCACCCTGCCAGGCGACCGGGTGGCGCTCGTCGTGGGTGATGTGATGGGACACGGGGTCCGGGCCGCGGCGGCGATGGGCCGGCTGCGCATCACCGCCAAAGCCGTGGCCCGCCACACCCTGGAACCCGGTGACGTCCTCACGGAGCTCGACACCTGCGCCCAGGAGGCCGGCATCGAACTGGCGACGTGCCTCTACCTCCTCTACGACCCGGCGACCGGCCGCGCCCGCATGGCCAGTGCTGGCCATCCGCCGCTGCTGGTGCGCAATCCGGACGGCACGGTGGTGACCTTCGACGACGTGCTGGGCATCCCGCTGGGAGTCGGCGGCTTCCCCTTCCGTACGGCCGAGATCGAACTCGCCGAGGGCGCCACCCTGGTCCTGTACACCGACGGCCTGGTCGAGGCCCGCGGCCACGACATCGAGGAACGCATGGAGGCGCTCCGCGGCCATCTGCGCGGCGCGACCGGGTCACTGGAGGCAACGACGGACCGCATTCTCGCGAGCATGCTGCCCGATATGCCGATGGACGACGCGGTGATCGTCCTGGCCCAGGTCCACCGCGCTCCGCGGCCCAGCCAGGGCCTCATCGTGTGA
- a CDS encoding IS5 family transposase codes for MTDAEWAVVRPLLPVPGWLRGRGGQPEAYCHRAILDAIRYLVDNGIKWRAMPADFPPWDRVYAFFRRWRDHALVKEFHDRLRARIRERDGRDTEPTAGVIDSQSVKADAVVGADSRGFDGGKLVNGRKRHVVVDTLGPLLGVMVTAADTGDRAAAQVLLRQVADAHHQLELVWADGGYTGSLVEHCLTVLALVLAIVRRSDDMRGFVVLPKRWIVERLFAHLMRTRRLVRDFERRTTSAEAMVYWSMILLMTRRLARPGPGRG; via the coding sequence ATGACGGACGCGGAGTGGGCCGTGGTCCGGCCGTTGCTGCCGGTGCCGGGCTGGTTGCGCGGCCGGGGCGGGCAGCCGGAGGCGTACTGCCACCGGGCGATACTGGACGCTATCCGCTACCTGGTCGACAACGGCATCAAGTGGCGGGCGATGCCCGCCGACTTCCCGCCGTGGGACCGGGTCTACGCGTTTTTCCGCCGCTGGCGCGACCACGCCCTGGTCAAGGAGTTCCACGACCGGTTGCGCGCACGGATCCGCGAGAGGGACGGGCGGGATACGGAGCCGACGGCCGGCGTGATCGACTCGCAGTCCGTCAAGGCGGACGCGGTCGTCGGTGCGGACAGCCGCGGCTTCGACGGCGGCAAGCTGGTCAACGGGCGCAAGCGGCATGTCGTGGTCGACACGCTCGGTCCGCTGCTGGGCGTGATGGTCACCGCCGCAGACACCGGCGACCGCGCCGCCGCCCAGGTCCTGCTGCGGCAGGTGGCCGACGCACACCACCAGCTGGAGCTGGTCTGGGCCGACGGCGGCTACACCGGCAGCCTCGTCGAGCACTGCCTCACCGTGCTCGCGCTGGTCCTGGCGATCGTCAGACGCAGCGACGACATGCGCGGCTTCGTGGTGCTGCCCAAGCGGTGGATCGTCGAGCGCCTCTTCGCCCACCTGATGCGCACCCGCCGTCTGGTGCGCGACTTCGAGCGCCGCACCACCAGCGCCGAAGCGATGGTCTACTGGTCGATGATCCTGCTCATGACGCGCCGCCTTGCCCGGCCGGGCCCTGGGCGAGGGTGA